A genome region from Ahaetulla prasina isolate Xishuangbanna chromosome 8, ASM2864084v1, whole genome shotgun sequence includes the following:
- the LOC131202958 gene encoding serine/threonine-protein phosphatase 2A 55 kDa regulatory subunit B gamma isoform-like, with the protein METKPIEIYQVHDYLRSKLCSLYENDCIFDKFECAWNGSDSVIMTGAYNNFFRMFDRNTKRDVTLEASRENSKPRAILKPRRVCAGGKRRKDDISADSLDFTQKILHTAWHPTENIIAIAATNNLYIFQDKMNTEVH; encoded by the exons ATGGAAACAAAGCCTATAGAAATATATCAG GTTCATGATTACCTTAGAAGCAAGTTGTGTTCGCTCTATGAAAACGACTGCATTTTTGACAAATTTGAATGTGCATGGAACGGGTCCGACAG TGTCATCATGACCGGGGCCTACAACAACTTTTTCCGAATGTTTGACCGAAACACGAAGCGCGACGTGACTTTGGAGGCCTCCCGCGAGAACAGCAAGCCTCGGGCGATCCTGAAGCCTCGCCGTGTGTGCGCCGGGGGCAAGAGGCGGAAAGACGATATCAGCGCCGACAGCCTGGACTTCACCCAAAAAATTTTGCACACCGCCTGGCACCCCACGGAAAACATCATTGCTATTGCGGCCACAAACAATCTGTATATCTTTCAAGACAAAATGAACACGGAAGTGCATTAG